One Salvia splendens isolate huo1 chromosome 12, SspV2, whole genome shotgun sequence genomic window carries:
- the LOC121756885 gene encoding uncharacterized protein LOC121756885 isoform X2 encodes MRSFGFLFMLLLMVMGAAAFLYLSSLSKEGTIINPGMVSIGRVKAMALTIKRRKVKQDMDHPSKAADVEGNVHLEDYRPIDPIPSSTASIIPGPIQHGTPLMPYMPGPSPPPSEAKRGEFP; translated from the exons ATGAGGAGTTTTGGCTTCTTGTTCATGTTGTTGTTGATGGTGATGGGGGCAGCTGCCTTTTTGTACCTTAGCTCTCTGAGCAAAGAAGGAACTATCATCAATCCAG GTATGGTTTCAATAGGCCGCGTGAAGGCTATGGCTTTGACGATAAAAAGAAGGAAGGTCAAG CAAGACATGGATCATCCTAGCAAAGCTGCAGACGTTGAGGGCAATGTTCACTTGGAAGACTACCGCCCTATTGATCCAATTCCAAGCTCGACAGCTTCCATAATACCCGGTCCGATCCAGCACGGAACTCCTCTGATGCCTTACATGCCGGGGCCTTCTCCTCCTCCCAGTGAAGCGAAGCGTGGTGAGTTTCCTTAA
- the LOC121756885 gene encoding uncharacterized protein LOC121756885 isoform X1 — protein sequence MRSFGFLFMLLLMVMGAAAFLYLSSLSKEGTIINPGMVSIGRVKAMALTIKRRKVKQQDMDHPSKAADVEGNVHLEDYRPIDPIPSSTASIIPGPIQHGTPLMPYMPGPSPPPSEAKRGEFP from the exons ATGAGGAGTTTTGGCTTCTTGTTCATGTTGTTGTTGATGGTGATGGGGGCAGCTGCCTTTTTGTACCTTAGCTCTCTGAGCAAAGAAGGAACTATCATCAATCCAG GTATGGTTTCAATAGGCCGCGTGAAGGCTATGGCTTTGACGATAAAAAGAAGGAAGGTCAAG CAGCAAGACATGGATCATCCTAGCAAAGCTGCAGACGTTGAGGGCAATGTTCACTTGGAAGACTACCGCCCTATTGATCCAATTCCAAGCTCGACAGCTTCCATAATACCCGGTCCGATCCAGCACGGAACTCCTCTGATGCCTTACATGCCGGGGCCTTCTCCTCCTCCCAGTGAAGCGAAGCGTGGTGAGTTTCCTTAA